In Mytilus edulis chromosome 4, xbMytEdul2.2, whole genome shotgun sequence, the following proteins share a genomic window:
- the LOC139521577 gene encoding uncharacterized protein: protein MAYSQSIEIGQIPVSCGLCETHRPIKWKCFDCDLLLCNHCKEKVHLRVKTAKDHRVIDIKEIGLYKEELNFANIPCQNHTGQYTCLYCKTCDTLVCPTCVSKVHIKHDLTEIQEEYDMKIGKLREGQNKIQRSMTEFFSEKEQLYKLLSAKKSKYSHVKQDVLKHEQSVKAAVEKCFQKLRDELDQNLETVSNTIKSDIHVVSDLLSQAENKKQEVQELILLTDASKFFTDLKKYEKSVDTQMYYQKSNYGSIPNFVPGEITQSNIGMLEFENPSHSPHINLVVNKQYQTELENVEYVCSSIDHSFWISSGIFGLVQKVKPDGTNLKILSGYDIQIYGLALTQSNSILISTGESRLKQISSNTGTLTDSAYNVSPFLPIALYITSDNKVLVGGVNKDYPREGRRVVIQMNQNGDHERVYKHDQQKQPIFTFPYRITRTRNGNIHVVDEVSKDSIRVVVLGRGGEIINIYTGDTKINKEITFLPRDIVTTPRDNVIVSVPGNDAFHILNNGGLLMAYYKTSDMDIIYPFSVAFTPTGQLYIGCSTTKGSTAKNAKIYEVTISGC, encoded by the coding sequence ATGGCTTATTCACAATCCATTGAAATAGGGCAAATTCCTGTTAGTTGTGGATTATGTGAAACGCATAGACCCATTAAATGGAAATGTTTCGACTGTGATCTTTTATTGTGTAATCATTGTAAGGAGAAGGTACATTTAAGAGTAAAGACTGCAAAGGATCATAGAGTAATTGATATAAAAGAAATTGGTCTTTATAAAGAAGaactaaattttgcaaatattcCCTGTCAAAACCATACTGGACAATATACATGTCTTTATTGTAAGACATGTGACACTCTTGTGTGTCCAACCTGTGTGTCAAAAGTTCACATAAAACATGATCTAACAGAAATTCAAGAAGAATATGATATGAAAATAGGCAAGCTGAGAGAAGgacaaaataaaattcaaagaaGCATGacagaatttttttctgaaaaagaaCAGCTTTACAAACTTTTATCTGCAAAGAAATCTAAATACAGCCATGTAAAGCAAGATGTTCTTAAGCATGAACAATCTGTCAAAGCAGCTGTTGAAAAGTGTTTTCAAAAACTCCGAGATGAATTAGATCAGAATTTGGAAACAGTTTCTAACACAATCAAATCTGATATACATGTTGTCTCAGATTTACTTTCACAAGCTGAAAACAAAAAGCAAGAAGTCCAGGAACTGATATTATTAACAGATGCTTCAAAGTTCtttacagatttaaaaaaatatgaaaaatctgttGACACCCAAATGTATTATCAAAAGTCGAATTATGGCTCTATACCAAACTTTGTTCCAGGGGAGATCACTCAGTCTAACATTGGTATGCTTGAGTTTGAAAATCCATCTCATTCACCACATATTAATCTAGTGGTGAATAAACAATATCAAACTGAACTTGAAAATGTAGAATATGTATGCTCATCTATTGATCACTCCTTCTGGATAAGTTCTGGTATTTTTGGTTTAGTTCAAAAAGTTAAACCTGATGGAACCAACCTAAAGATACTATCCGGTTACGATATCCAAATATACGGCCTGGCTCTCACTCAATCAAATAGTATTCTAATATCTACGGGGGAATCAAGACTAAAGCAAATCAGTAGTAATACAGGTACACTAACAGACTCAGCATATAATGTGTCACCATTCCTCCCTATAGCATTGTATATCACAAGTGACAATAAAGTTCTAGTAGGAGGTGTTAATAAAGACTACCCTAGAGAAGGAAGAAGAGTTGTAATACAAATGAATCAGAATGGAGACCATGAAAGAGTGTATAAACATGATCAACAAAAGCAACCAATATTCACTTTTCCCTACAGAATAACACGCACCAGGAATGGGAACATTCATGTGGTGGATGAAGTAAGTAAAGACAGTATTAGAGTTGTAGTGTTAGGACGGGGTGGTGAAATAATTAATATATACACTGGAGATACAAAGATCAACAAGGAGATAACATTTTTACCAAGAGACATAGTGACAACACCTAGAGACAATGTTATTGTATCTGTTCCAGGTAATGATGCATTTCATATCCTGAACAATGGCGGCCTGCTGATGGCATATTATAAAACAAGTGACATGGATATTATCTATCCCTTTTCTGTCGCATTTACTCCAACAGGACAACTTTACATAGGATGTAGCACAACAAAAGGTAGTACGGCCAAGAATGCCAAGATATATGAAGTGACTATATCAGGATgttaa